In Fragaria vesca subsp. vesca linkage group LG5, FraVesHawaii_1.0, whole genome shotgun sequence, the genomic stretch TATGCTATTTTAGCTTACAGATTCTCAACTAGATAAATCCATCAACTCTTTTAGAACGACCCACCTTGATGTATTGGCTTCTGTCTGGGTCTACTACCTAGCTTAGTCGTGAGATACCTAGGATAGGTAATCCACCATGTGCTGAAGTACAAATGCAGGAATCATTATTTTATATCTAATAACATGTACCATCAGAATAAAATTTCTCTGAGACACTGAAGAATAAGATATTCAAAGCAGCTTCTGTCGCTAAGAATGATCAGACTGATAGGCACAAAATGTAGAAACTTAAAACTGACCAGACACTTGTTGGATCTTGGATAAGAAAGGAAATGTCAGAACAAAAACTCAGGAGCAGAACCATGTTCCCTCAAACTGAGTCTATCAACAATGAAGCAAAAGATTATTGGATTGCAACTAAACAGTTCAATCAATACAAAACAGGATGAGACAATCTAGTGAAACAAGTAACCAGAAAGTATGGCGAAAGGAAGAAAAATGAGAAGAAAAAATGCTGCTAGAGATTGTGAAACAGTAAGGACCAGTCACCAGTGAAAACAGATACCTTTATGAGGCTGCGCCCTTTGTCTTGGAAATGATCACTGGGCATTGTGCATGATTAGCACAATAGTTGCTCACACTTCCGAGAAACATCCTGTATACAAAATACATGAAGCTTTTGTTTAGCAAACAGGAGCCTACTGGACTTGAAACACACATATTCTATGAGTAGGAAGGAAGAAGGATTTTTTTTTTGGAGCGTCTTCGGCACAGAAATATTCTCCTTCATCACTAATTGACCACTTATAGTAGAATTCTTAGACACACCCTACTATATTAAGTCTGTATGTTCCTGTATTTTGTATTTTCCATTGGAAGTTGAGATATTCTGAGGTTCAGGGGCTTTACTATCTTCTCTCCTTAATCTACAATATTACTCTCTCACCACCTAGAATCGACTGACAGCACATCTTACCGGTTCTGAGCATCAGCTAAACTCATCAGGCAAATCTTATTTTAGTTCCTAAACTGAGAACACAATCTACATCCGCATTTTCTGTTCACCATTTGTGATTTGAAGCCTAAAGCTTCCCACTAAGTTCCGACTTATAGGTAATGGCTTCGAGAAAACAATTCACATTCACATTTTAGTCCTTCAACTCAAGCTTTGCAACAAACAACAGAAAACCGAAATTACCTTTTAAGAGGGCCAAAAGCTCTGGAGCCCATGACAAGTAAATCAGCATGCAAATTCTCAACAGCTTCACAAATCTTCTCTTTCGGATCCCCAACAACCACGTGGGTTTTCACATTCACCTATTATTACCAAAATCCACCAATTTTTTTTTTTTTCAAAACTAAATCCTCCAACTAAATTAGACAAGATCAAAAATCAAAACTTTAAACCCATTATAAACCCTAACCTTCTTTTCGGAGCAAATCGCCAAAGCGTGTGCAAGAATAGCCTCCGTGATACGCTTCAGGTGGGCCTCGATAGCCGCCGTGAACGCCGGCACCTCCAAATCGCCTGAAACAAACTTCAATTGAGTCAAACGCAAACGACGATGATTGAAGATGGTGACTTAGGG encodes the following:
- the LOC101293000 gene encoding universal stress protein A-like protein-like; the encoded protein is MSGNLGCVIVAVDGNEESMNALTWALDNLKLRSSSTPDDSTSAGHFVILHVQSPPSISAGLTPAVVPFGGPSDLEVPAFTAAIEAHLKRITEAILAHALAICSEKKVNVKTHVVVGDPKEKICEAVENLHADLLVMGSRAFGPLKRMFLGSVSNYCANHAQCPVIISKTKGAAS